The Deinobacterium chartae genome contains a region encoding:
- a CDS encoding transketolase C-terminal domain-containing protein has protein sequence MTAVAGAPQTPQQEAKTVQLNLIQAVNLALREEMRSDERVLIFGEDVGARGGVFLATDGLQAEFGAQRVFDTPLSEASIVGAAVGMAVRGLRPVAEIQFADYMYPGIDQIFSQAAKIRYRSGGQFTAPLVIRTPSGGGVRGGHHHSQSPEAYYTHTPGLKVVMPSTPFDAKGLLKASIRLDDPVIFFEPKRLYRAFKEEVPEDDYTVPLGKAALRREGHDLSIIGYGGVMPDAIKAAAALEKEGISVEVIDLRSLIPWDKEAVLESAAKTGRVLLVSEAPRTANFMGEVAYVVQEELFDQLQAPVMQVAGFDTPYPYALDKTYLPGVNRMLRAAARLLEY, from the coding sequence GTGACCGCCGTCGCCGGAGCACCCCAGACCCCTCAGCAGGAGGCCAAAACCGTGCAGCTCAACCTGATTCAGGCCGTCAATCTGGCCCTGCGCGAGGAGATGCGCTCAGACGAGCGCGTGCTGATCTTCGGCGAGGACGTGGGCGCGCGCGGCGGCGTATTCCTGGCTACCGACGGCCTGCAGGCCGAGTTCGGCGCGCAGCGCGTGTTCGACACCCCGCTGTCGGAAGCCTCGATCGTGGGAGCCGCGGTCGGCATGGCCGTGCGCGGCCTGCGCCCGGTTGCCGAGATCCAGTTCGCCGACTACATGTACCCCGGCATCGACCAGATCTTCAGCCAGGCGGCCAAGATCCGCTACCGCTCGGGCGGGCAGTTCACCGCTCCGCTGGTGATCCGCACGCCCTCGGGCGGCGGCGTGCGCGGCGGTCACCACCACTCGCAGAGCCCCGAGGCCTACTACACGCACACCCCCGGACTCAAGGTCGTGATGCCCTCTACGCCCTTCGACGCCAAGGGGCTGCTCAAGGCGTCGATCCGCCTGGACGACCCGGTCATCTTCTTCGAGCCCAAGCGCCTGTACCGCGCCTTCAAGGAAGAGGTACCCGAAGACGACTACACGGTGCCGCTCGGCAAGGCTGCGCTGCGCCGCGAAGGACATGACCTGTCGATCATAGGCTACGGCGGCGTGATGCCCGACGCGATCAAGGCCGCCGCGGCCCTCGAGAAAGAGGGCATCTCGGTCGAGGTGATCGACCTGCGCAGCCTGATTCCCTGGGACAAGGAGGCGGTCCTCGAGTCGGCCGCCAAGACCGGCCGGGTGCTGCTGGTTTCCGAGGCGCCGCGCACCGCCAACTTCATGGGCGAGGTGGCCTACGTGGTCCAAGAGGAACTGTTCGACCAGCTGCAGGCTCCGGTGATGCAGGTGGCAGGATTCGACACCCCCTACCCCTACGCCCTGGACAAGACCTACCTGCCCGGTGTCAACCGCATGCTGCGCGCCGCCGCGCGTCTGCTCGAGTACTGA
- the lpdA gene encoding dihydrolipoyl dehydrogenase: MDYDLLVIGAGPGGYHAAIRAAQLGLKTAVAEMGNVGGVCLNIGCIPTKALLHAGEEIRSSKHASDFGLTFGEMRLDIAKLNGWKDGIVKKLTGGVSTLFKANKITHLVGRARFVDAHTVQVGDQKVTAKNIIIATGSEPAALPAFPVDQQAIVDSTGALVVPDPVPGRMLAIGAGAIGLEFAQVYNNLGTRVKVIEFAPQIVPAADADASKELAKSLKKQGIEIEVATKANGFERKSDGLHVELEDVKTGQKRIEVFDRVLVAVGRRPRSADLGLEAVGVKVSERGFIGVNKQMQTSVPHIYAIGDVVGNPMLAHKAMKEGLVAAEVIAGKKSEMDVVGIPSVVYTTPELASVGLTEAEAKERGFKVKIGNFPLSASGRAMTLGDTDGFVKMVADADSDLLLGVHIVAPHGSDLLGEAGLALEMAATVTDVALTIHAHPTLAESILEAAENVHKQAIHILNR, from the coding sequence ATGGACTACGATCTGCTCGTGATCGGCGCAGGCCCCGGCGGTTACCACGCCGCCATCCGCGCCGCTCAGCTGGGACTCAAGACCGCCGTCGCCGAGATGGGCAACGTCGGCGGCGTGTGCCTCAACATCGGCTGCATTCCCACCAAGGCGCTGCTGCACGCCGGTGAGGAAATCCGCTCCTCCAAGCACGCCTCGGACTTTGGCCTCACCTTCGGTGAGATGCGGCTCGACATCGCCAAGCTCAACGGCTGGAAAGACGGCATCGTCAAAAAGCTGACCGGCGGCGTGTCCACGCTGTTCAAGGCCAACAAGATCACCCACCTCGTCGGCCGCGCCCGTTTTGTGGACGCCCACACCGTGCAAGTCGGCGACCAGAAGGTGACCGCCAAGAACATCATCATCGCGACCGGCTCCGAGCCCGCCGCCTTGCCCGCCTTCCCGGTGGACCAGCAGGCCATTGTGGACTCCACCGGCGCCCTGGTCGTTCCGGACCCGGTTCCGGGCCGCATGCTGGCCATCGGCGCGGGTGCGATCGGCCTCGAGTTCGCGCAGGTCTACAACAACTTAGGCACCCGGGTCAAAGTCATCGAGTTCGCGCCGCAGATCGTGCCCGCCGCCGACGCGGACGCGTCCAAGGAGCTTGCCAAGAGCCTCAAGAAGCAGGGCATCGAGATCGAGGTGGCGACCAAGGCCAACGGCTTCGAGCGCAAGAGCGACGGCCTGCACGTCGAACTCGAGGACGTCAAGACCGGCCAGAAGCGCATCGAGGTTTTCGACCGCGTGCTGGTGGCCGTCGGCCGCCGTCCGCGCAGCGCTGACTTAGGCCTCGAGGCCGTGGGCGTGAAGGTCTCCGAGCGCGGCTTCATCGGCGTGAACAAGCAGATGCAGACCAGCGTCCCGCACATCTACGCGATCGGTGACGTGGTGGGCAACCCCATGCTGGCCCACAAGGCCATGAAAGAGGGCCTGGTCGCCGCCGAGGTCATCGCGGGCAAGAAGAGCGAGATGGACGTGGTCGGCATTCCTTCGGTCGTGTACACCACGCCCGAGCTCGCCTCGGTCGGCCTGACCGAGGCCGAGGCCAAGGAGCGGGGCTTTAAGGTCAAGATCGGCAACTTCCCGCTGTCCGCCTCGGGCCGCGCCATGACCCTGGGCGACACCGACGGATTCGTCAAGATGGTGGCCGATGCCGACAGCGACCTGCTGCTGGGCGTGCACATCGTTGCCCCGCACGGCTCGGACCTGCTGGGCGAGGCCGGACTGGCCCTCGAGATGGCCGCCACCGTCACCGACGTGGCCCTGACCATCCACGCGCACCCCACCCTGGCCGAGAGCATCCTCGAGGCCGCCGAGAACGTTCACAAGCAGGCGATTCACATCCTCAACCGCTGA
- a CDS encoding dihydrolipoamide acetyltransferase family protein, with the protein MAKEILLPELAESVVEGEILKWLVDEGAPVAKDQPIVEVMTDKVTVELPSPYAGTLSKRLVNEGDVVPVHTPIAVIEEGTAAAAAATVQAPTPQQAVQNTAENPATQHAELPITAQEERSIVESGVKEDAGDDLSLFKAFGEAEQVRVPSGLKRGNEAARSGRASTNRYGRVLAVPAARQLARELGVPLEEIAGSGPNGRIRVSDVQAYAQRGESAAAQAAPQVQPAAKAPAVSGLPVPPVQYKTPKGYESLEERTPLRGMRRAISNQMLASHLYTVRTLTVDEVNLTRLVALRGRLKAFAEAQDVKLSYLPFIFKAIARALQKYPSLNSSFDEATGEIVTKRYYNLGMAVATEAGLIVPVVRDVDRKSVLDIAQEINTIAAAARDGKLAPEQMSGSTFSVTNIGSIGALFSFPIINVPDAAILGVHSIQKRPIVDEHDNIVVAHMMYLSLSFDHRLVDGAEAARFCKEVIRLLENPDLLILEAI; encoded by the coding sequence ATGGCCAAGGAAATCCTGCTGCCCGAACTCGCCGAATCGGTGGTCGAGGGCGAAATCCTGAAGTGGCTGGTCGATGAGGGTGCCCCCGTGGCCAAGGACCAGCCGATCGTGGAAGTCATGACCGACAAGGTCACGGTCGAGCTGCCCTCGCCGTACGCGGGCACGCTGAGCAAACGGCTGGTGAACGAGGGCGACGTGGTCCCGGTGCACACCCCCATCGCCGTGATCGAAGAGGGTACGGCAGCGGCCGCCGCCGCCACGGTGCAGGCCCCCACCCCGCAGCAGGCAGTGCAGAACACGGCCGAAAACCCTGCCACCCAGCACGCCGAACTGCCGATCACCGCCCAAGAAGAGCGCTCGATCGTGGAATCCGGCGTCAAGGAGGACGCCGGTGACGACCTGTCGCTGTTCAAGGCCTTCGGCGAGGCCGAACAGGTCCGGGTGCCCAGCGGCCTTAAGCGCGGCAACGAGGCGGCCCGCAGCGGGCGCGCCTCCACCAACCGGTACGGCCGGGTGCTGGCCGTACCCGCCGCCCGTCAACTGGCCCGCGAGCTCGGCGTTCCCCTCGAGGAGATTGCCGGCAGCGGCCCCAACGGCCGCATCCGCGTGAGCGACGTGCAGGCCTACGCCCAGAGGGGCGAGTCCGCAGCGGCCCAGGCAGCCCCGCAGGTCCAGCCCGCCGCCAAGGCCCCTGCGGTCAGCGGCCTGCCGGTTCCGCCGGTGCAGTACAAGACGCCCAAGGGTTACGAGAGCCTCGAGGAGCGCACCCCGCTGCGCGGCATGCGCCGCGCCATCTCCAACCAGATGCTGGCCTCGCACCTGTACACCGTGCGCACCCTGACCGTGGACGAGGTGAACTTAACCCGGCTGGTCGCGCTGCGCGGTCGCCTCAAGGCGTTCGCCGAGGCGCAGGACGTCAAGCTGTCGTACCTGCCGTTCATCTTCAAGGCCATCGCCCGGGCCCTGCAGAAGTACCCCAGCCTCAACTCCTCGTTCGACGAGGCGACCGGCGAGATCGTCACCAAGCGCTACTACAACCTGGGCATGGCGGTCGCGACCGAGGCGGGCCTGATCGTACCGGTCGTGCGCGACGTGGACCGCAAGAGCGTGCTCGACATCGCACAGGAGATCAACACCATCGCCGCGGCCGCGCGCGACGGCAAGCTGGCTCCCGAGCAGATGTCGGGCAGCACCTTCTCGGTCACCAACATCGGCTCGATCGGGGCGCTGTTCTCGTTCCCGATCATCAACGTTCCCGACGCGGCGATTTTGGGCGTGCACTCGATCCAGAAGCGGCCCATCGTGGACGAGCACGACAACATCGTGGTCGCCCACATGATGTACCTGTCACTGTCGTTCGACCACCGCCTGGTGGACGGGGCCGAGGCGGCGCGCTTCTGCAAGGAGGTCATCCGCCTGCTCGAGAACCCCGACCTGCTGATCCTCGAGGCCATCTGA
- a CDS encoding quinone-dependent dihydroorotate dehydrogenase: protein MYALIKPLLFRFDPEEIHELVMGGLVWTDRTPLARDAVSRLGILEDARLTVRRFGLAFPNPVGLAAGFDKNARAVRAWRAMGFGAVEVGTVTPRPQPGNDRPRLFRLPRDRALINRMGFNNDGSEAVATRLRALRAATRLDFPVGVNVGKNKDTPLAQAPADYAACLRAFADVADYFVLNVSSPNTPGLRQLQDRAALEELLSEVARTRATLRRPVPVLLKIAPDLGWEAIDEALTLLEAHALDGIIATNTTLSRAGLSADPGEAGGLSGAPLKARALEVLRHLRARLGDRLPIVSVGGIETPQDAVQRLRAGASLLQVYTGFIYQGPLLVRAINAGILAELEREGMPHLEHLIGADVR from the coding sequence ATGTATGCGCTGATCAAGCCCCTGCTGTTCCGCTTTGACCCCGAGGAGATCCACGAGCTGGTGATGGGGGGGCTGGTCTGGACCGACCGCACCCCCTTGGCGCGAGACGCCGTCTCGCGCCTGGGCATCCTCGAGGACGCGCGCCTGACCGTGCGCCGCTTCGGTCTTGCCTTTCCCAATCCCGTCGGTCTGGCGGCGGGATTCGACAAGAACGCGCGCGCGGTGCGCGCGTGGCGGGCGATGGGATTCGGAGCGGTCGAGGTCGGGACCGTGACGCCGCGTCCGCAGCCGGGCAACGACCGCCCGCGCCTGTTCCGGCTGCCGCGAGACCGCGCGCTGATCAACCGCATGGGATTCAACAACGACGGCTCCGAGGCGGTGGCCACACGCCTGCGGGCCCTGCGCGCCGCCACCCGGTTGGACTTCCCGGTGGGCGTGAACGTCGGCAAGAACAAGGACACGCCGCTCGCGCAGGCCCCCGCGGACTACGCGGCCTGCCTGCGCGCTTTTGCGGACGTGGCCGACTACTTCGTGCTGAACGTCTCCTCGCCCAACACCCCCGGCCTGCGCCAGCTGCAAGACCGCGCCGCCCTCGAGGAACTGCTCTCGGAGGTGGCGCGCACCCGTGCCACCCTGCGCCGTCCGGTGCCGGTCCTGCTCAAGATCGCGCCCGACCTGGGCTGGGAGGCGATCGACGAGGCGCTCACGCTGCTCGAGGCACATGCGCTGGACGGCATCATCGCCACCAACACCACCCTCTCCCGCGCGGGCCTGAGCGCTGACCCGGGCGAGGCCGGGGGGCTCTCGGGCGCTCCGCTGAAGGCGCGCGCGCTCGAGGTGCTGCGCCACCTGCGCGCCCGGCTCGGAGACCGCCTGCCCATCGTCTCGGTGGGCGGCATCGAAACGCCTCAGGACGCAGTTCAGCGCCTGCGCGCCGGGGCGAGCCTGCTGCAGGTGTACACCGGTTTCATCTACCAAGGTCCGCTGCTGGTGCGCGCCATCAACGCCGGAATCCTGGCCGAGCTCGAGCGCGAGGGCATGCCACACCTCGAGCACCTGATCGGCGCCGACGTGCGCTAG